A single genomic interval of Kogia breviceps isolate mKogBre1 chromosome 6, mKogBre1 haplotype 1, whole genome shotgun sequence harbors:
- the SMIM20 gene encoding small integral membrane protein 20 isoform X2 — translation MTSNLRTALIFGGFISLIGAAFYPIYFRPLMRLEEYHGETEAQRGCSTCPRTHS, via the exons ATGACCTCGAACCTGCGCACCGCGCTCATTTTCGGCGGCTTCATCTCCCTGATCGGCGCCGCCTTCTACCCCATCTACTTCCGGCCCCTAATGCGGCTGGAGGAATACC atggggaaactgaggctcagcgaggTTGTTCAACATGCcccaggacacacagcta